A DNA window from Tachysurus fulvidraco isolate hzauxx_2018 chromosome 4, HZAU_PFXX_2.0, whole genome shotgun sequence contains the following coding sequences:
- the LOC113649311 gene encoding deoxycytidylate deaminase-like isoform X2 produces MTHEQYDDEVYYMAVALMFSKKSPDPNTKVGACIVNEKKIIVGVGTNTMPDGCEDKFPWAREAEDKLETKYPYVCHAELNAIMNKTSVDVKGCTMYVTLFPCNECAKVIIQSGIKEVVYLSNKYAKRVETIASDLLLTRAGIGQRQFDLKQEVADLLNSIDPFAE; encoded by the exons AT GACACATGAACAATATGATGACGAGGTGTATTACATGGCTGTTGCTCTGATGTTTTCTAAGAAGAGCCCTGATCCTAACACAAAG GTGGGTGCGTGCATCGTAAATGAGAAGAAAATAATTGTTGGAGTCGGCACCAACACAATGCCCGATGGCTGTGAGGATAAGTTTCCATGGGCGCGTGAAGCTGAGGACAAACTGGAGACAAAATACCCGTACG TGTGTCATGCGGAGCTGAATGCCATCATGAATAAAACCTCAGTGGATGTGAAAGGATGCACCATGTACGTCACTCTGTTTCCCTGTAACGAGTGTGCTAAGGTCATCATCCagtcag GTATAAAAGAGGTGGTTTATTTATCCAATAAATATGCCAAAAGAGTAGAAACAATAGCTTCTGACCTACTGCTGACAAGAGCAGGTATTGGGCAAAG GCAGTTTGACTTAAAGCAGGAGGTCGCTGACTTGCTGAACTCCATCGATCCCTTTGCTGAGTGA
- the LOC113649311 gene encoding deoxycytidylate deaminase-like isoform X1 — protein sequence MMANIPNQAPQGQTHEQYDDEVYYMAVALMFSKKSPDPNTKVGACIVNEKKIIVGVGTNTMPDGCEDKFPWAREAEDKLETKYPYVCHAELNAIMNKTSVDVKGCTMYVTLFPCNECAKVIIQSGIKEVVYLSNKYAKRVETIASDLLLTRAGIGQRQFDLKQEVADLLNSIDPFAE from the exons ATGATGGCCAACATCCCTAATCAAGCTCCACAAGGGCA GACACATGAACAATATGATGACGAGGTGTATTACATGGCTGTTGCTCTGATGTTTTCTAAGAAGAGCCCTGATCCTAACACAAAG GTGGGTGCGTGCATCGTAAATGAGAAGAAAATAATTGTTGGAGTCGGCACCAACACAATGCCCGATGGCTGTGAGGATAAGTTTCCATGGGCGCGTGAAGCTGAGGACAAACTGGAGACAAAATACCCGTACG TGTGTCATGCGGAGCTGAATGCCATCATGAATAAAACCTCAGTGGATGTGAAAGGATGCACCATGTACGTCACTCTGTTTCCCTGTAACGAGTGTGCTAAGGTCATCATCCagtcag GTATAAAAGAGGTGGTTTATTTATCCAATAAATATGCCAAAAGAGTAGAAACAATAGCTTCTGACCTACTGCTGACAAGAGCAGGTATTGGGCAAAG GCAGTTTGACTTAAAGCAGGAGGTCGCTGACTTGCTGAACTCCATCGATCCCTTTGCTGAGTGA